The genomic stretch GAAATCCGTGCGGAACAGGCCGGGAGCGACGATCGTAACCCGGATGCCGAATTGTTCCGTCTCGAACGCAAGTGCCTCGGAGAACCCCGTAACGGCGAATTTGCTCGTGTGGTAAATGGATGGTCCGACACCCGAATATCCCGCAGCGGACGAAACATTGAAGATGTGTCCGGCATGTTGTCTGCGCATGACCGGTAAAACGGCACGGGTAACGCGCATCAGTCCGAACAGATTGGTCTCGAATACGTCACGAATCTGCCGCTCGTCCGACTCCTCGAAGTAGGTGAATTGTCCGTGACCGGCGTTGTTTACCAATACGTCGATGCGTCCGAAGCGCTTCACGACCGCTTCGGCCATCCGGTCGAACGCCGCCTGTTCGGGATTCGTCACATCCAACGCATACGGAAGCAGCCGCACTACCCCGTCTTCGATATGCGTCGTTATTTCTCCGCTGCGCGAGACCGCCGCCACGCAATGCCCGGCGGCGAGCGCCGCCTCCATAATGGCATGTCCCATGCCGCGAGATGCTCCCGTAATCAGCCAGACTTTGGCTGTAGTATGTTGTTCGCTATTCATTATTTCCTGTTTATAAAAAGTTTGCAAAACCAATCAGCACACACGCTGTCAGCAAGACAGCGATTTTCCAAACTGACGCCTTTTCCTTGTAGAGAAAAACGCCGACGAAAATCATCACGAGCGGTGAAAATGCCCCGTTGAGCGGTATGAGAAAGCTCAACTCGACTCCCGAATCGATAATGCGGTTCATCAATACGAGGCATATCACCTGCATCAGTATAGACAGAGCCGTCGGTATCGGTCGGGTAAATCCCTGTGTCCGCGGCCAGATTGCCGTTGCCCCCAGAGAGAACATCGTTGCAATCAAAAATAGTCCGATTGTGGTTGTAGATAGGCTGTCCATGATGTCTGCTTATTTCATTTTACCTGCTATGCCTATCAGGGCGCAGGCCACGACAAGCAGCATGATTTTCAATACCGATACACTTTCCCCGTACACGAATATTCCCAGCATGCTCACGACAAGCGGCATGACTGCTGAACCTAACGGTATCAGAAAACTGAGCGCGACACCTTTGTAAAGCATCCGGCAAAAAAGCAACGAGCCGAGCAATAAGGTCAGAATGGAGGCCAGTGTGGGCCAGAACTTCGTATAGCCGGTCGTCAGCGGAAAGAGGGACATGCCGACAATTTGCAGCACGATGGCTCCCGAAAAAAGCAATACGGTCGTCGGCGACGCCGTTTTTTGATGTTCGATTCGTTTCATGCGGATTTTCATTTATTTTTCGACAAATGTAGCGGTTATGCCAAACATACAGGATAAACAAATCCGTGTTTGTGTGATATGAATCCGTGATAATGATGCGATAATCCGCATTTTACATTACTTTTGCCGAATGAAGGACAAAAACGGAATCATACATTGCAAAACACCGCAGGAGTTCAACCGCATCATCGGAGTCAAGACCTATCATCCGTTGATTTCTGTTGTCGACTTCTCGCAAATCGCCGAATACAGCCATCCGCAAGGCTGGAAGCAGGACTATTATGTCATAGCACTCTGCCCGAGGAAACTCATCGTGCGGTGTGAAATACGGTCGTAACATGTACGATTACTCGGACGGTACGCTGGTCTTTACCAGCCCGGGACAGACGGTAGTTTTTCAGGAGTACGGAGAACCGTTCCGGCCGGCAGAGGACAATTGGGCCGTCATGGTGCATCCCGATTTCATCCGGGGTACGGCACTGGGGCACGACATCGGAAATTATGTATTCTTTTCGTATGAACTCCACGAGGCGTTGCACCTGTCGGAAGAGGAAATCGGACATGTGTTGGGTATTTTTCGTCACATCGAACGGGAGCTTCGACAACGCATCGACGAACATACACCTGAAATAGCATGTGCCTCCATCGGCTTGCTGCTGAGCTATTGCCGCAGATTCTACGACCGGCAGTTCAAGATGAGGCATCGGGACAACATGGATATCGTAAGCCGGTTCGAGAAACTGCTCCGCGATTATTTCCATTCCGATTCCCTCTCGAAAAACGGGTTGCCGACCGTGAAATATTTTGCCGACCGACTGAATCTATCGTCCGACTATCTAACCGCCGTGCTTCAACGCGAAACGGGTATGAATACCCGAAAACATATCCAGAATCGAATGATTGAGACGGCGAAAGACAAACTGGCACTGGATGAACGCCCGATAAGCCAGATTGCATACGAGCTGGGATTCGAGTATCCCCAATACTTTACCCGCCTGTTCAAACGACAGACGGGAATGACGCCGGCGGAATATCGCAGATGAAAGTAGTGCCGGTACAGCGTTTTCAAGGAGTACCCGATTATATGCTATCGAACCTACAGGGTTGAGGATTAAGCCATATTTTGTCCCCGACCGCTATACCGAGCGTTCATGTGCTGTTGGGGTTATTTCGTCCGAGGCGGCACAAAGACGATTTGTTTTGAACCGTTTGAAGCGGTATACTCTCCTAAGCGGGCGAAGTAGAACCGGCGAGGCGGAATGTCTTTGACGACGAAGGACCCGAATCTGGTAAATTCACTCAAATTTCTACAAGAATATAGATTGGCTATAGCCAAAGATACGCAGGAACAAGCCGAAAAATTTGGGCAGACCGTCCTTGTTAAGTTCCTTCAACAGATTCAAGACAAATGTAATGAAACAGAACGGAAAATCAGCAAAGCAAACAGATATATTTCAATATCATACACTGCATTCTATATCTTGATCATCATATTGGTAGCACTATCTTCTTTTTTCGTCAGCATAATTGTAGCAAATGTCGAAATATTACATTCAATGTCTGATTTGGAAAGCTATTGCCTGCTGTACCCTTATTGCTGTTATAGGAATTGTCATGGCGATAGCCGTGCCGAAAATCCTAGATAAGTAAAAATGAAAGAGTCTCAACCGAATAAGCTATCATCGGTTGAGACTATACTTGAAGTATCATCGTTAATCGCTCAAAGCTACACTCAACAGTAATATTTTATTTGCCAAGCGATTTGAACATCTTGGCGATGCAACGCTTTTTCTGTTCCATATTGGGATGCACATAGAGATTTAGGGTGGTACTGATGTTGGAATGCCCCAATAGTACACTTACTGTTTTGTAATCGCAGTTGCTTTCTATGCAACGAGTGGCAAAGCTGTGGCGCAGACCGTGATATTTCAACTTGGGAATGCCAAGTTGCTCCATCAAGCGTTTGTAGTAGTTTCGGTAGGTTCTTGGTTCAGTGGGAGAAGGCTCGTTGGTCAGCACATAGTAATCAGTATTAACAATCTTTTTCAGTGGTTTGACCATTGAAATAAGTTCTTTGCTCATTGGAATCTCTCGGCAAGAGTTTTTGGTTTTTGGAGTATTGATGACAAGCTTGGTGTGCTTTTTGTCACCCTCAATCACATAAATGCGTTCAATGGTTCGCTGTACACTGATGGTTCCGGCTTCTATGTCTATGTCGCTCCATCGAAGCGCACAGACTTCTCCGATGCGCAGCCCTGTACTTAGGCTTATATAAATGCCCAAGTTTCGGAACGTAAAGTTTTGCCGGATATAATCCAAAATTTTCTTGTGGTTCGCTACAGTGAGTACTTCCAACTCCTTGTTTGTTTCAGTAGACGGGTATTTGATTTCCCATTCGCAATAGCTCATCCATTCGTTTTTTACTCCGAACTTCATCACCATTTTAAGCACGATAAGAATATCCTTTACGGATTTAGCACTCATACCTGCATTGAGATTTTGTAGCACAAATGTTTGTACGGATTTCTCACTAAGAGTATCGTCATTGCCAAAATATGGCAAAATGTGATTCTCCAAAATTAGCATATAAGCTGCAAAAGTTGATTGTTTCACATACGGTCGCTTGTCTTCTCGCCAAGCATCCGCAATTTCTCTAATTGTCTTTTTGGTCATAATCACTTTTTATTAGGTGTTTATAATTAGAGAAATATAGTCCTCAATGTTCCAAATTTGAGATTCCCGGAGTTTACGGGGGAGTGGGAGAAGTATCCTCTGACCGATTTTATGAGTTTCAAAAATGGGATGAACCCTGATGCTAAACGATTTGGAAGTGGCACTAAGTTTATTTCCGTAATGGATATTCTTAACAATCAATATATCTGCTATGATAATATTCGTGCATCGGTAGAACTTCAAGAAGGTGATTTAGATACTTATGGCGTAAACTATGGAGATATTGTATTTCAACGTAGTTCTGAAACATTAGAAGATGTTGGTCAAGCGAATGTTTATCTTGACTGCAAACCTGCGATATTTGGTGGTTTCGTTATCCGTGGAAAAAGTAAAGGAAACTATAATCCGTTATTTCTTCGTTATCTTTTAGCCTCGCCAACAGCCAGAAAAAGAATAATCGTTAAAG from Phocaeicola dorei encodes the following:
- a CDS encoding SDR family NAD(P)-dependent oxidoreductase, whose protein sequence is MNSEQHTTAKVWLITGASRGMGHAIMEAALAAGHCVAAVSRSGEITTHIEDGVVRLLPYALDVTNPEQAAFDRMAEAVVKRFGRIDVLVNNAGHGQFTYFEESDERQIRDVFETNLFGLMRVTRAVLPVMRRQHAGHIFNVSSAAGYSGVGPSIYHTSKFAVTGFSEALAFETEQFGIRVTIVAPGLFRTDFMNFNSAYHLPARPIADYDAFRERMSGFVKYMNGREPGNPEVLGRLVVKAADSENPPLHLPVGADAIETLETHHEAQRKDVEAWREVSCATAFPPEESEVDTQAFFQ
- a CDS encoding helix-turn-helix domain-containing protein, whose product is MYDYSDGTLVFTSPGQTVVFQEYGEPFRPAEDNWAVMVHPDFIRGTALGHDIGNYVFFSYELHEALHLSEEEIGHVLGIFRHIERELRQRIDEHTPEIACASIGLLLSYCRRFYDRQFKMRHRDNMDIVSRFEKLLRDYFHSDSLSKNGLPTVKYFADRLNLSSDYLTAVLQRETGMNTRKHIQNRMIETAKDKLALDERPISQIAYELGFEYPQYFTRLFKRQTGMTPAEYRR
- a CDS encoding tyrosine-type recombinase/integrase is translated as MTKKTIREIADAWREDKRPYVKQSTFAAYMLILENHILPYFGNDDTLSEKSVQTFVLQNLNAGMSAKSVKDILIVLKMVMKFGVKNEWMSYCEWEIKYPSTETNKELEVLTVANHKKILDYIRQNFTFRNLGIYISLSTGLRIGEVCALRWSDIDIEAGTISVQRTIERIYVIEGDKKHTKLVINTPKTKNSCREIPMSKELISMVKPLKKIVNTDYYVLTNEPSPTEPRTYRNYYKRLMEQLGIPKLKYHGLRHSFATRCIESNCDYKTVSVLLGHSNISTTLNLYVHPNMEQKKRCIAKMFKSLGK